The segment AATGTGAGGAAACTTTTTACTGCAATCCTGGCCGGATTGGTCGCGATAACTGCTGGTTCAAACCTGGTACATCCCAACAGCGCTATTTATATAGGCATTATTGCCTCTCTAGCATCAATTTTCTCACAGGACCTTATTGAGAAAGTGTTAAAGATCGATGATCCCGTTGCCGCAGTTTCAGTTCATGGCGTTGGTGGCGCTGTAGGTACCCTCTGCGTTGCTCCGTTCGCCATGAAATCGGGTATGGAAGGAGTTGGCAGACTCTACCAACTCCTCGTTCAGGCATTGGGCGTAGGTATTGCTTTTATATGGGCATTTGGATTGGGAATACTCTTTTTCTGGTCTCTTAAAAAGACCACAGCTATTCGGGTAAGTCCGGAGGAAGAAAAAAGAGGCCTCAATGTTGCTGAGTACGAAGATGTCGCATCCTGGCTTGATTTCATACGAATAACAAGGCTTCAGGATTTGAATGTTTTATTGGAAAAGAGGATAGAGGAAAGGACAGAAGAACTCAGGAGGGCAAATATCGCTCTTGAAAAGGCCAACAGACTTAAATCTGAATTTCTGGCAACCATGTCGCATGAGCTTAGAACCCCGCTCAATGCTATTATTGGTTTTGCCGAGGTCTTAAAAGATGAAGTGGTAGGCATGCTGAACAAAGAACAAAAAGAATACCTTGGTGACATTCATAGCAGCGGCCAGCACCTGCTCAATATGATAAACAGCATCCTGGATCTCTCAAAGATTGAGGCGGGTAAGCTGGAACTCAAATATGAGACTTTCCACGTAAGAGAAACTATCAGTGAAGTGGTAAACACAATTGCGCCCTTTTCGCACAAGAAGGGTATAAGTATGAGAACCGCTATTCCCAAAGACCTTCCTCCTATAACTGCAGACAAGGTAAAATTTAAACAAATTCTGTTTAACCTGCTTTCTAATTCTGTTAAATTTACCCCGGATAATGGCAGGATTACCATAGCAGCAGCTCCTGAAAAACAGCATATCCGGTTTGATATATGTGATACAGGTATTGGCATTAAGCCCGGGGAAATAACCAAACTCTTCGAGCCTTTTCAACAATTAGATGCTTCTAGTGCCCGTCAATATGAAGGAACAGGTCTTGGACTGGCACTTACAAAACGTCTGGTTGAATTACACGGTGGGAAAATATGGGTAAAGAGTGAATATGGTAAAGGAAGTACATTCTCCTTTTTGCTACCTATAAAACCAACTAAGGATCATCTCTAAAATAGCAAACAGGACAAGTATTATGTGATAAATTCCAAATTACAATAACAAATAAATCCAAAATTATAAAAATACTAAACACCGGATATTTATCTTATAGTTGGAATTTGGAATTTTGGGTTTTTAAAATTCCAGATAACTGACACTTATCAACAATTCACTGGAGAACATTTTA is part of the Candidatus Jettenia sp. AMX2 genome and harbors:
- the amt gene encoding ammonium transporter; its protein translation is MENLQININHVWIMMAACMVFFMQFGFMSFETGFSQSKNAISISIRNIIITLVSALIYYVYGFGFMFGKTYLGWIGTSHFYTHGVHPTELDYSFFFFHLVFAATAATIMTGALAERSRTFTNIAGCLLITSVIYPVFGHWTWGHLFHPEQSGWLGRLGFIDFAGSTVVHSVGGWFALAGALMVGPRDGKYNPDGSSNPIGLHNIPLATLGTFFLWFGWFGFNGGSLLWVSAEISLVIKNTHLAAASAGVCALVVSYIRENKINVRKLFTAILAGLVAITAGSNLVHPNSAIYIGIIASLASIFSQDLIEKVLKIDDPVAAVSVHGVGGAVGTLCVAPFAMKSGMEGVGRLYQLLVQALGVGIAFIWAFGLGILFFWSLKKTTAIRVSPEEEKRGLNVAEYEDVASWLDFIRITRLQDLNVLLEKRIEERTEELRRANIALEKANRLKSEFLATMSHELRTPLNAIIGFAEVLKDEVVGMLNKEQKEYLGDIHSSGQHLLNMINSILDLSKIEAGKLELKYETFHVRETISEVVNTIAPFSHKKGISMRTAIPKDLPPITADKVKFKQILFNLLSNSVKFTPDNGRITIAAAPEKQHIRFDICDTGIGIKPGEITKLFEPFQQLDASSARQYEGTGLGLALTKRLVELHGGKIWVKSEYGKGSTFSFLLPIKPTKDHL